A window from Saccharomyces cerevisiae S288C chromosome XIII, complete sequence encodes these proteins:
- the SEC14 gene encoding phosphatidylinositol/phosphatidylcholine transfer protein SEC14 (Phosphatidylinositol/phosphatidylcholine transfer protein; involved in regulating PtdIns, PtdCho, and ceramide metabolism, products of which regulate intracellular transport and UPR; has a role in localization of lipid raft proteins; functionally homologous to mammalian PITPs; SEC14 has a paralog, YKL091C, that arose from the whole genome duplication): MVTQQEKEFLESYPQNCPPDALPGTPGNLDSAQEKALAELRKLLEDAGFIERLDDSTLLRFLRARKFDVQLAKEMFENCEKWRKDYGTDTILQDFHYDEKPLIAKFYPQYYHKTDKDGRPVYFEELGAVNLHEMNKVTSEERMLKNLVWEYESVVQYRLPACSRAAGHLVETSCTIMDLKGISISSAYSVMSYVREASYISQNYYPERMGKFYIINAPFGFSTAFRLFKPFLDPVTVSKIFILGSSYQKELLKQIPAENLPVKFGGKSEVDESKGGLYLSDIGPWRDPKYIGPEGEAPEAFSMK; this comes from the exons ATGGTTACA caacaagaaaaggaatttttAGAATCCTACCCTCAAAACTGTCCTCCAGATGCCTTGCCTGGTACTCCAGGAAATTTAGACAGCGCTCAAGAGAAGGCATTGGCAGAACTAAGAAAACTTTTGGAAGACGCTGGTTTCATTGAACGTTTAGACGATTCAACTTTACTACGTTTTTTGAGAGCcagaaaatttgatgttCAATTGGCTAAAGAAATGTTTGAAAACTGCGAAAAATGGAGGAAGGATTATGGTACCGACACTATCTTGCAAGATTTTCATTATGATGAAAAACCATTGATTGCCAAATTCTACCCACAATATTATCATAAAACCGATAAAGATGGCCGCCCAgtatattttgaagaattagGTGCTGTTAACTTACATGAAATGAACAAGGTTACCTCTGAAGAGAGGATGTTGAAAAACTTGGTTTGGGAATACGAATCTGTCGTTCAATACAGATTACCTGCCTGTTCAAGAGCTGCTGGTCACCTAGTGGAAACTTCATGTACAATTATGGATTTGAAAGGTATCTCCATATCTAGTGCATACAGTGTTATGTCATATGTTAGGGAAGCCTCCTACATAAGTCAAAACTATTACCCCGAACGTATGGGTAAATTTTACATCATCAACGCGCCATTCGGTTTCTCTACCGCATTTAGGCTATTTAAACCTTTCTTGGATCCAGTCACTgtttcaaagatttttatCTTGGGTTCTTCTTACCAGAAGGAATTATTAAAGCAAATTCCAGCTGAAAACTTACCAGTCAAATTTGGCGGTAAGTCTGAAGTTGATGAATCCAAGGGTGGGTTATACCTATCCGATATCGGTCCATGGAGGGATCCAAAGTATATTGGACCGGAAGGTGAAGCTCCGGAAGCCTTTTCGATGAaatga
- the NAM7 gene encoding ATP-dependent RNA helicase NAM7 (ATP-dependent RNA helicase of the SFI superfamily; involved in nonsense mediated mRNA decay; required for efficient translation termination at nonsense codons and targeting of NMD substrates to P-bodies; binds to the small ribosomal subunit via an interaction with Rps26; forms cytoplasmic foci upon DNA replication stress), which yields MVGSGSHTPYDISNSPSDVNVQPATQLNSTLVEDDDVDNQLFEEAQVTETGFRSPSASDNSCAYCGIDSAKCVIKCNSCKKWFCNTKNGTSSSHIVNHLVLSHHNVVSLHPDSDLGDTVLECYNCGRKNVFLLGFVSAKSEAVVVLLCRIPCAQTKNANWDTDQWQPLIEDRQLLSWVAEQPTEEEKLKARLITPSQISKLEAKWRSNKDATINDIDAPEEQEAIPPLLLRYQDAYEYQRSYGPLIKLEADYDKQLKESQALEHISVSWSLALNNRHLASFTLSTFESNELKVAIGDEMILWYSGMQHPDWEGRGYIVRLPNSFQDTFTLELKPSKTPPPTHLTTGFTAEFIWKGTSYDRMQDALKKFAIDKKSISGYLYYKILGHQVVDISFDVPLPKEFSIPNFAQLNSSQSNAVSHVLQRPLSLIQGPPGTGKTVTSATIVYHLSKIHKDRILVCAPSNVAVDHLAAKLRDLGLKVVRLTAKSREDVESSVSNLALHNLVGRGAKGELKNLLKLKDEVGELSASDTKRFVKLVRKTEAEILNKADVVCCTCVGAGDKRLDTKFRTVLIDESTQASEPECLIPIVKGAKQVILVGDHQQLGPVILERKAADAGLKQSLFERLISLGHVPIRLEVQYRMNPYLSEFPSNMFYEGSLQNGVTIEQRTVPNSKFPWPIRGIPMMFWANYGREEISANGTSFLNRIEAMNCERIITKLFRDGVKPEQIGVITPYEGQRAYILQYMQMNGSLDKDLYIKVEVASVDAFQGREKDYIILSCVRANEQQAIGFLRDPRRLNVGLTRAKYGLVILGNPRSLARNTLWNHLLIHFREKGCLVEGTLDNLQLCTVQLVRPQPRKTERPMNAQFNVESEMGDFPKFQDFDAQSMVSFSGQIGDFGNAFVDNTELSSYINNEYWNFENFKSAFSQKQNRNEIDDRNLYQEEASHLNSNFARELQREEQKHELSKDFSNLGI from the coding sequence ATGGTCGGTTCCGGTTCTCACACTCCTTATGATATATCAAACTCTCCATCTGATGTAAATGTCCAACCCGCAACACAACTAAATTCCACCTTGGTGGAGGATGACGATGTAGATAATCAGCTATTTGAAGAGGCTCAAGTCACTGAGACTGGATTCCGTTCGCCTTCAGCTTCAGACAATTCATGTGCGTATTGTGGTATAGATTCTGCAAAGTGTGTCATCAAATGTAATTCATGTAAGAAATGGTTTTGTAACACTAAAAACGGTACAAGCAGCTCCCACATTGTTAATCACTTAGTTTTATCCCACCATAACGTAGTTTCTTTACATCCAGATTCTGACTTAGGGGATACCGTTTTGGAATGTTATAACTGTGGACGTAAGAACGTGTTTTTATTGGGATTTGTTTCCGCTAAAAGTGAGGCCGTGGTTGTTTTACTTTGTAGAATACCTTGTGCCCAGACGAAAAATGCGAACTGGGATACTGATCAATGGCAACCATTAATTGAAGACAGACAACTTTTATCATGGGTCGCAGAGCAACCaactgaagaagaaaaattgaaagcTCGTTTAATCACTCCTAGCCAAATTTCCAAGTTGGAGGCAAAATGGAGATCCAATAAAGACGCTACAATTAATGATATTGACGCCCCAGAGGAACAGGAAGCAATCCCACCTTTACTATTGAGATATCAAGACGCCTACGAATACCAAAGATCTTACGGGCCTTTAATCAAATTGGAGGCCGACTATGATAAACAACTCAAGGAATCTCAAGCTTTAGAACATATTTCTGTTTCATGGTCCTTAGCTTTAAATAATAGGCATTTAGCATCTTTCACTTTATCTACTTTCGAATCTAACGAGTTGAAAGTTGCCATCGGTGATGAAATGATACTATGGTACTCTGGCATGCAACATCCTGATTGGGAAGGTCGTGGTTACATTGTTCGGTTACCAAATAGCTTCCAGGACACATTCACATTAGAGTTAAAACCAAGTAAAACGCCACCTCCAACACATTTGACCACTGGTTTTACTGCTGAGTTCATCTGGAAAGGTACCTCTTATGACAGGATGCAAGAcgcattgaaaaaatttgccattgataaaaaatctaTTTCAGGTTATTTGTACTATAAAATTTTAGGCCATCAAGTGGTTGACATTTCATTTGATGTCCCATTACCTAAGGAGTTTTCAATTCCGAATTTTGCACAATTAAACTCATCCCAGTCGAACGCTGTTAGTCATGTATTACAACGTCCGTTATCTTTAATTCAAGGCCCACCAGGCACTGGTAAAACAGTTACTTCAGCAACGATTGTGTATCACCTTTCCAAAATACACAAGGATAGAATATTGGTGTGTGCCCCATCAAACGTTGCTGTAGATCATTTGGCTGCCAAATTACGTGACTTGGGTTTAAAAGTTGTTAGACTTACCGCGAAAAGTAGAGAAGATGTGGAGAGTTCCGTCTCCAACTTAGCATTGCATAATTTGGTTGGCCGTGGTGCTAAAGGGGAATTAAAAAACCTATTAAAGTTAAAGGATGAAGTTGGCGAATTATCTGCTTCTGATACAAAACGGTTTGTTAAATTAGTAAGGAAAACAGAAGCAGAAATTCTCAATAAGGCAGATGTCGTATGTTGCACATGTGTTGGTGCTGGTGATAAGCGCTTAGACACTAAATTTAGGACTGTGTTAATTGATGAAAGTACTCAAGCTTCTGAGCCGGAATGTTTAATCCCAATCGTTAAAGGTGCGAAACAAGTTATACTTGTTGGTGATCACCAGCAACTGGGCCCAGTCATATTGGAACGAAAGGCGGCAGACGCTGGTTTGAAACAATCTCTCTTTGAAAGATTAATCTCTCTAGGCCACGTACCGATTCGTTTGGAAGTTCAATACCGTATGAATCCTTATTTGAGTGAGTTTCCAAGTAACATGTTTTATGAAGGCAGCCTACAAAATGGTGTAACGATTGAACAGCGTACCGTTCCCAACAGCAAATTCCCATGGCCAATTCGCGGTATACCAATGATGTTTTGGGCCAATTACGGTAGAGAGGAGATTTCTGCTAACGGTACTTCCTTCTTAAACAGAATTGAAGCCATGAATTGTGAACGAATCATCACTAAACTTTTCAGAGACGGTGTCAAGCCCGAGCAAATTGGTGTTATCACACCATATGAGGGACAAAGAGCTTATATTTTACAATATATGCAAATGAATGGTTCATTGGATAAGGATTTGTATATCAAAGTGGAAGTTGCCTCAGTTGATGCATTCCAAGGTCGTGAAAAGGATTACATAATCTTATCGTGTGTTCGTGCCAATGAACAACAGGCCATTGGTTTCTTACGTGATCCTCGTCGTCTAAACGTGGGTCTAACCCGTGCCAAATATGGTCTAGTTATTCTTGGTAATCCTAGATCTTTGGCAAGAAACACATTATGGAACCATCTGTTAATCCACTTCAGAGAGAAGGGTTGTTTAGTCGAAGGTACGTTGGATAACTTACAGTTATGCACTGTTCAATTAGTTCGTCCTCAGCCAAGAAAGACTGAACGGCCAATGAACGCTCAATTTAACGTAGAATCTGAAATGGGTGACTTTCCGAAGTTCCAGGATTTTGATGCACAGAGTATGGTGTCATTCAGTGGTCAAATTGGGGACTTTGGTAATGCATTTGTTGACAACACAGAACTTTCTTCTTACATCAATAATGAATATTGgaattttgagaatttTAAAAGTgctttttctcaaaagcaAAATCGCAATGAAATTGACGATAGAAATTTGTACCAGGAGGAGGCTTCTCATTTGAACTCTAACTTCGCGAGAGAGTTACAGAGAGAAGAACAAAAGCATGAATTGTCAAAAGACTTCAGCAATTTGGGAATATAA